The following proteins are co-located in the Ailuropoda melanoleuca isolate Jingjing chromosome 13, ASM200744v2, whole genome shotgun sequence genome:
- the TAC4 gene encoding tachykinin-4 isoform X1 gives MLPCLPLLLLTGLSAGTVTADEGLALGAEAGSWITLTLEDGGIHLQLQEVKRGKASQFFGLMGKRVRGIPPIHPDRRAAPPPEHWQGQRAQGLPGRAGTSAEELFPGGEDKDHGSE, from the exons AtgctgccctgcctccccctgcttctcctgaCGGGGCTTTCTGCAGGCACGGTGACAGCTGATGAGGGACTGGCACTCGGAGCGGAAGCAGGGTCCTGGATAACCTTGACCCTGGAG GACGGTGGCATTCACCTCCAGCTCCAGGAGGTGAAGAGGGGCAAAGCGAGCCAGTTCTTTGGGCTGATGGGGAAGCGGGTGAGAG gAATACCTCCTATCCATCCAGACAGAAGAGCAG CTCCACCACCAGAGCACTGGCAAGGACAAAGGGCGCAGGGCCTCCCGGGCAGGGCGGGAACATCTGCAGAAG AACTCTTCCCAGGCGGAGAGGACAAGGACCACGGGTCAGAGTGA
- the TAC4 gene encoding tachykinin-4 isoform X2, whose protein sequence is MLPCLPLLLLTGLSAGTVTADEGLALGAEAGSWITLTLEDGGIHLQLQEVKRGKASQFFGLMGKRVRGIPPIHPDRRAAPPPEHWQGQRAQGLPGRAGTSAEGGEDKDHGSE, encoded by the exons AtgctgccctgcctccccctgcttctcctgaCGGGGCTTTCTGCAGGCACGGTGACAGCTGATGAGGGACTGGCACTCGGAGCGGAAGCAGGGTCCTGGATAACCTTGACCCTGGAG GACGGTGGCATTCACCTCCAGCTCCAGGAGGTGAAGAGGGGCAAAGCGAGCCAGTTCTTTGGGCTGATGGGGAAGCGGGTGAGAG gAATACCTCCTATCCATCCAGACAGAAGAGCAG CTCCACCACCAGAGCACTGGCAAGGACAAAGGGCGCAGGGCCTCCCGGGCAGGGCGGGAACATCTGCAGAAG GCGGAGAGGACAAGGACCACGGGTCAGAGTGA